The following coding sequences lie in one Cyanobacterium sp. Dongsha4 genomic window:
- a CDS encoding adenylate/guanylate cyclase domain-containing protein, with protein sequence MISQKQLQSFFWQWRGVWVATPLICTAIILARYLGFFQPLELFAYDLLIKMRTPLPQDDRIAIVGIGEEDVEKIGSAIISDEIYANVIQNLLKQQPIAIGLDIYRDVPIPPGTNKLSQLFRENQNIVGIEKMVGDTRQYRVKPNPILKEKKQIGFNDVILDPDNKIRRALLALPDKQAFSLSMYLALLFLQKENINLTTVGEKNYWQLGNTVFIPFEKNDGSYAQADSGGYQILLNYRDNVNHFDTVSLLDVLENRIPTDWGKNKIILIGFVGESFQDVHLTPYTNSPDQRMPGVEIHGHIISQIIDSAKGNQDSRTLIKTWSETKENLWIIFWTLLGAIVTWNLRKSSNFRQGIIIFVGIEFILVAIVYFAFLANWWIPLLPPLTGLIAVAGGITIYTARNASKIRFTFGRYLSTEIVNTLLESPQGVKLGGERRNITILTSDLRGFTAVSEQLPPEEVVKILNFYLGYMANIISEYQGTIDEFMGDGILVLFGAPISRNDDADRAIACAIAMQLAMKEINQQIEIWGYSPLKMGIGINTGEVVVGNIGSEKRTKYGIVGSEVNLTYRIESYTKGREILISEKTLHSLKTDVQIAETREVSPKGVKKPITIYKIISIKGKYSLFLPEIEEKIIDINEEIKIKYSPLNEKDITEDIYQGKIAKIIIKDIEIGAIIQADYKENFLPNPLDNLKLNFTNWAYPDDFYGKVVMNHREDSSFKIYFTYLPPQIEQKLSNLRLSVMD encoded by the coding sequence GTGATTAGTCAAAAACAGTTGCAATCTTTTTTCTGGCAATGGCGTGGCGTTTGGGTTGCAACTCCTCTTATCTGTACTGCCATTATTCTCGCCCGTTACTTGGGTTTTTTTCAACCCTTGGAATTGTTTGCTTATGATTTATTAATCAAAATGCGTACCCCATTACCTCAAGATGACAGGATAGCAATTGTGGGGATTGGAGAGGAGGATGTAGAAAAAATAGGTAGTGCCATAATATCTGACGAAATTTACGCTAATGTAATCCAAAATCTGCTTAAACAACAACCTATCGCCATTGGTTTAGATATTTATCGGGATGTTCCAATTCCCCCAGGTACAAATAAACTAAGTCAGTTGTTTCGGGAAAATCAAAATATTGTCGGTATTGAGAAAATGGTGGGAGATACGCGTCAATATCGAGTTAAGCCTAATCCGATTCTCAAGGAAAAAAAACAGATTGGTTTTAATGATGTCATTTTAGATCCAGATAACAAAATTAGACGGGCATTATTAGCGTTACCAGATAAACAGGCTTTTAGTCTTTCCATGTATTTAGCTTTACTTTTTTTACAGAAAGAAAATATTAACTTGACTACTGTGGGGGAAAAAAATTACTGGCAATTAGGTAATACGGTATTTATTCCTTTTGAAAAAAATGACGGTAGTTACGCTCAAGCAGATAGTGGCGGTTATCAGATTTTACTTAATTATCGAGATAATGTGAATCATTTTGACACTGTTAGTTTACTTGATGTTTTGGAAAATCGCATTCCTACCGATTGGGGTAAAAACAAGATTATTCTGATCGGTTTTGTGGGAGAGAGTTTTCAGGATGTTCATTTAACTCCTTATACTAACTCTCCAGATCAAAGAATGCCCGGGGTGGAAATTCATGGTCATATTATTAGCCAGATAATAGATAGTGCCAAGGGAAATCAAGATAGTCGCACTTTAATCAAGACATGGAGTGAAACTAAAGAAAATTTATGGATTATTTTTTGGACATTACTAGGTGCGATCGTAACATGGAATTTGCGTAAATCTAGTAATTTTCGTCAAGGAATCATTATTTTTGTGGGTATAGAGTTTATTTTAGTGGCTATTGTTTATTTTGCTTTTCTTGCTAACTGGTGGATACCTCTTTTACCTCCTTTAACAGGATTAATTGCTGTGGCAGGGGGAATAACTATCTATACCGCCAGAAATGCCTCTAAAATACGTTTTACTTTTGGGCGTTATTTAAGTACTGAAATTGTCAATACATTACTCGAAAGTCCTCAAGGAGTGAAGTTGGGGGGAGAAAGACGCAATATAACAATTCTTACTTCTGATTTAAGAGGATTTACGGCAGTTAGTGAACAATTACCCCCCGAAGAAGTGGTTAAAATTCTTAATTTCTATCTTGGTTATATGGCAAATATAATCAGTGAATATCAGGGGACAATTGATGAATTTATGGGGGATGGTATTTTAGTTTTATTTGGTGCTCCTATCAGTCGAAATGATGATGCAGATAGAGCTATAGCTTGTGCGATCGCAATGCAATTAGCAATGAAAGAAATTAATCAACAAATTGAAATATGGGGTTATTCACCTCTCAAAATGGGAATTGGTATCAATACAGGTGAAGTAGTTGTCGGTAATATTGGCTCAGAAAAAAGAACTAAATATGGAATTGTTGGCAGTGAAGTAAATTTAACCTATCGCATCGAATCTTATACTAAAGGTAGAGAAATTTTAATCTCAGAAAAAACCCTACACAGCCTTAAAACCGATGTACAGATAGCAGAAACGAGAGAAGTATCCCCAAAAGGAGTAAAAAAACCGATCACTATTTATAAAATTATCAGTATCAAAGGTAAATACTCTCTTTTCTTACCTGAAATAGAAGAAAAAATAATTGACATTAATGAGGAAATAAAAATCAAATATTCTCCTCTCAATGAAAAAGATATTACAGAAGATATTTATCAAGGAAAAATAGCCAAAATTATTATTAAAGATATTGAAATAGGAGCAATAATTCAAGCTGATTATAAGGAAAATTTTTTACCTAATCCATTAGATAATTTGAAACTCAACTTCACCAATTGGGCTTATCCAGATGATTTTTATGGCAAGGTAGTCATGAACCATAGAGAAGATAGTTCTTTCAAAATTTATTTTACCTATTTACCACCTCAAATAGAGCAAAAATTATCTAATTTACGGCTATCTGTCATGGATTAA
- a CDS encoding aldo/keto reductase encodes MKTRQLGKSDIYITPIIMGTWQAGKRMWVGIEDSESISAIRQAVESGITTIDTAEVYGEGHSERIVGEALKSVRDKVIYASKVFANHLKYDQVINACHNSLKNLQTDYIDLYQIHWPSGSWNSEIVPIEETMRALNDLKREGKIRAIGVSNFSQQQLASAREFGQIDSIQPPYSLFWRIVEKEIQPYCVKNNISILAYSSLAQGILTGKFGDNPTFAEGDHRKNNRLFQPPHWERVKQALSQLQPFADKYNCNLAQIAIAWLIQQPQTNAIVGARNAQQAKENAQAGDIELTTEDIKQISDIGTGVTQYLDDNPVMWNFS; translated from the coding sequence ATGAAAACCAGACAACTCGGCAAATCTGACATTTATATCACTCCGATTATAATGGGTACATGGCAAGCTGGTAAAAGAATGTGGGTAGGTATTGAAGATAGTGAGAGTATCAGTGCCATTCGTCAGGCAGTGGAATCGGGTATCACTACTATTGATACAGCAGAAGTTTATGGAGAAGGACATTCGGAGAGAATTGTGGGGGAAGCTCTAAAAAGTGTTAGAGATAAGGTTATTTATGCCAGTAAGGTGTTTGCTAATCATCTAAAATATGATCAGGTGATTAATGCTTGTCATAATTCTTTAAAAAATCTACAGACAGATTATATTGATTTATACCAGATTCATTGGCCTTCTGGTAGTTGGAATAGTGAAATTGTACCCATAGAAGAAACCATGAGAGCATTGAATGATTTAAAAAGAGAAGGTAAGATAAGAGCGATCGGAGTTTCTAATTTTTCTCAGCAACAGTTAGCCTCTGCCCGTGAATTTGGACAAATCGATAGTATTCAACCACCTTATTCCTTGTTTTGGCGTATTGTGGAAAAGGAAATTCAACCCTACTGTGTAAAAAACAATATTTCCATCCTTGCTTACTCATCCCTCGCCCAAGGTATTTTAACGGGAAAATTTGGAGATAATCCCACATTTGCTGAAGGTGATCATCGCAAAAATAATCGCTTATTTCAACCCCCTCACTGGGAAAGAGTGAAACAGGCTTTATCTCAATTACAACCTTTTGCCGATAAATATAATTGTAATCTAGCTCAAATTGCGATCGCATGGCTAATACAACAACCTCAAACCAATGCCATAGTAGGAGCGAGAAATGCCCAACAGGCGAAAGAAAATGCTCAAGCAGGAGATATTGAATTAACAACAGAAGATATTAAACAAATCAGTGACATAGGAACAGGTGTTACTCAATATTTAGACGATAATCCCGTGATGTGGAATTTTTCTTAA